The following proteins are encoded in a genomic region of Thermococcus pacificus:
- the lysS gene encoding lysine--tRNA ligase: MVHWADYMAERIIRERGDKEEYVVESGITPSGYVHIGNFREFFTAYIVGHALRDRGKKVRHIHMWDDYDRFRKVPKNVPAEWKEHLTKPVREVPDPWGCHDSYAEHFMALFEEEISRLGIEADFLHAYELYKSGEYAEEVKLALQKRDEIKAILDKYRERAKQPPLEDSWQPVMVYCPHCRKEADFVSWDGEWKVSYRCPHCGREGETDIREGNVKLRWRVDWPMRWAHFKVDFEPAGKDHLAAGGSYDTGREIVEKVFGWKAPIDLMYEFVGIKGQKGKMSGSKGNVILLSDLYEVLEPGIIRFIYAKARPNKELKIDLGLGLLNLYDEFDKVERIYFGLEKAKNSEEEEELKRTYELSMPKVPEKLTAQAPFRFLVTLVQMPHLDEEGIIRILQEQGHVPEELSKEDIERIKLRIRLAKNWVEKYAPEDVKFSLLERPPEIELEPEIREAMLEVAEWLEKNERFTVDELNNVIFDAAKKRGIPSKKWFKALYNVFIGKDRGPRLAPFLASLKREFVIGRLRMEA; this comes from the coding sequence ATGGTTCACTGGGCAGACTATATGGCAGAGAGGATAATCCGGGAAAGGGGCGACAAGGAGGAGTATGTCGTCGAGAGTGGCATTACTCCGAGCGGTTACGTTCACATAGGCAATTTTAGGGAGTTCTTTACCGCTTACATAGTCGGCCACGCCCTCAGGGACAGGGGCAAGAAGGTTCGCCACATCCACATGTGGGATGACTACGACCGCTTCAGGAAGGTCCCGAAGAACGTTCCAGCGGAGTGGAAGGAACACCTCACAAAGCCAGTCCGCGAGGTTCCGGATCCCTGGGGATGCCACGACAGCTACGCCGAGCACTTCATGGCCCTCTTTGAGGAAGAGATCTCCAGGCTCGGCATCGAGGCTGACTTCCTCCACGCCTATGAGCTGTACAAGAGCGGCGAGTACGCGGAGGAGGTGAAGCTCGCCCTTCAAAAGCGTGATGAGATAAAGGCCATCCTCGACAAGTACCGCGAGAGAGCCAAGCAGCCCCCGTTGGAGGATAGCTGGCAGCCGGTTATGGTCTACTGTCCTCACTGCAGGAAAGAGGCTGACTTCGTAAGCTGGGACGGTGAGTGGAAGGTCTCCTACAGGTGCCCCCACTGCGGTAGGGAAGGCGAGACCGACATCCGCGAGGGCAACGTTAAACTTAGGTGGCGCGTTGACTGGCCGATGAGGTGGGCGCACTTCAAAGTTGATTTCGAGCCCGCAGGAAAGGACCATTTGGCGGCTGGAGGCTCCTACGACACCGGCAGGGAGATAGTGGAGAAGGTCTTCGGCTGGAAGGCCCCGATAGACCTCATGTACGAGTTCGTTGGAATCAAGGGGCAGAAGGGCAAGATGAGTGGCTCAAAGGGCAACGTTATCCTCCTCAGTGACCTCTACGAGGTTCTCGAGCCGGGAATAATCCGCTTCATCTACGCGAAGGCGAGGCCGAACAAGGAGCTTAAGATTGACCTCGGTTTAGGTCTTCTCAACCTCTACGACGAGTTCGACAAGGTTGAGCGCATCTACTTCGGCCTTGAGAAGGCTAAAAACTCCGAAGAGGAAGAGGAACTCAAGAGAACATATGAGCTTTCCATGCCGAAGGTTCCCGAGAAACTGACCGCTCAGGCACCCTTCCGCTTCCTTGTAACGCTCGTTCAGATGCCTCACCTCGACGAGGAGGGCATAATCAGAATCCTCCAGGAGCAGGGACACGTTCCGGAGGAGCTTAGCAAGGAAGACATCGAGAGAATTAAGCTCCGCATTCGCTTAGCTAAAAACTGGGTCGAGAAGTACGCTCCCGAGGATGTGAAATTCAGCCTGCTCGAAAGGCCACCAGAGATTGAGCTTGAGCCGGAAATCAGGGAGGCGATGCTCGAAGTGGCAGAATGGCTCGAGAAGAACGAGAGGTTCACCGTCGATGAACTCAACAACGTTATCTTCGACGCCGCCAAGAAGCGCGGAATCCCGAGCAAGAAGTGGTTCAAAGCTCTCTACAACGTCTTCATCGGCAAGGACCGCGGCCCGAGGCTTGCGCCTTTCCTCGCTTCCCTGAAGAGAGAATTTGTTATAGGACGCCTCCGCATGGAGGCCTGA
- a CDS encoding PhoI encodes MEVELERMQTFFPASLEIQEELLKAGFKVPYDKETGRKTPVPVVVSSREERKLRRNRLLKAKDFKSDGKFALVPGERTIMEMELTEKGFLILRPKPLEYHLEEMGFVSVPPRIWGTWASFSIPFSFYETLTDFLSEFRREETNGLYLASRGAGRRIEVYAYKGRTRKDLGIPVFGYALGLHGLTLANEYLREKAEENGVPEERLRYLKLGLRKKKETKAGLKVGVVWENGKPSEITLKLSTTEPRVKIQGLYGELIGKSRGELTRTDDWYVVVHAEDFAGALHKVMTAFG; translated from the coding sequence ATGGAGGTTGAACTAGAGAGGATGCAAACCTTCTTTCCGGCGTCGCTCGAAATACAGGAAGAGCTTCTGAAGGCAGGCTTTAAGGTCCCCTACGACAAGGAAACGGGGAGGAAAACGCCAGTTCCGGTCGTGGTGAGCTCGAGGGAAGAGAGAAAGCTAAGAAGGAACAGACTGCTAAAGGCGAAGGACTTTAAGAGCGATGGAAAGTTTGCTCTGGTGCCCGGAGAGAGGACAATTATGGAGATGGAGCTTACAGAGAAGGGATTCCTGATACTGAGGCCGAAGCCCCTCGAATACCATCTTGAAGAGATGGGATTCGTCTCGGTCCCGCCGAGGATATGGGGGACGTGGGCGAGCTTCTCGATACCGTTCTCGTTCTACGAAACGCTGACAGACTTTTTGAGCGAGTTCAGAAGGGAGGAGACCAACGGCCTCTACCTCGCCTCCCGCGGGGCAGGGAGGAGGATAGAGGTCTACGCCTACAAGGGGAGGACCAGAAAAGATCTTGGAATTCCCGTCTTCGGCTACGCCCTCGGCCTGCACGGCCTTACACTTGCGAACGAATACCTCCGCGAGAAAGCTGAGGAGAACGGCGTTCCGGAGGAGAGGCTCCGCTACCTCAAGCTGGGTCTCAGAAAGAAGAAGGAGACCAAAGCGGGTCTGAAGGTTGGAGTAGTTTGGGAGAACGGGAAGCCGAGCGAGATAACGCTGAAGCTCTCAACTACAGAGCCGAGGGTTAAGATCCAGGGGCTTTATGGGGAGCTCATAGGGAAGTCGCGCGGAGAACTGACGAGAACCGACGACTGGTATGTTGTAGTCCATGCGGAGGACTTTGCGGGTGCACTCCACAAGGTGATGACGGCTTTCGGGTAA
- a CDS encoding diacylglycerol/polyprenol kinase family protein, which yields MINTSWAVTIGVLFIIGTIAFTKKIGPEWAWINRKLIHLSVVPAILMFYWGFIPRWVFSGAAFLIGLIQLWPHLRKRELSWYQIGHNYGEVFFALSASVISATLPIEYATALLLAMAISDGVTGIIRHYYFRKNGFNVKLKKHWTGSLGYFVTAVIIAFIFLNAGTVEKIGWAAMLTLAEYQRLLDDNLAVPIVGGLLFLLY from the coding sequence ATGATCAACACTTCCTGGGCAGTTACAATAGGCGTGCTCTTTATCATCGGCACCATCGCCTTCACGAAAAAGATCGGGCCGGAATGGGCATGGATCAACAGGAAGCTGATACATCTCAGCGTCGTGCCCGCGATACTGATGTTCTACTGGGGGTTTATCCCCAGGTGGGTTTTCAGTGGGGCAGCATTCCTCATTGGTTTAATCCAGCTGTGGCCTCACCTGAGGAAAAGGGAACTGAGCTGGTACCAGATAGGGCACAACTACGGTGAGGTCTTCTTTGCTCTCTCGGCATCTGTTATTTCAGCCACACTCCCGATTGAATACGCTACCGCTCTGCTGCTTGCGATGGCGATAAGCGACGGGGTTACAGGAATAATAAGGCACTACTACTTCAGAAAGAACGGGTTCAATGTGAAGCTCAAGAAACACTGGACCGGAAGCTTGGGCTACTTTGTCACGGCGGTTATAATAGCGTTCATTTTCCTCAACGCGGGGACAGTTGAAAAAATAGGATGGGCAGCTATGCTGACCCTCGCAGAGTACCAGCGCTTGCTCGACGACAACTTGGCCGTTCCCATCGTCGGAGGTTTGCTTTTCCTCCTTTATTGA
- a CDS encoding DUF366 family protein, translating into MELLVVKDKRIDYDGSAIQSHWVYRNFGILGNSLVVFRGKCDVKVEEMIDIEDLRQSKEIKSDDMVHYIIEVFDLVNTLFASTLQKLFIAKLCEVLEEYGVKTSRKGDDIYVNGKKLSISIATVSPVSVKIHIGINVEAKGIPEGVDAIGLKELGITDVEDFMERTGKALVAEFEKVKKDSLKVRWAQ; encoded by the coding sequence ATGGAACTACTGGTCGTTAAGGATAAGCGCATCGACTACGACGGCTCGGCCATCCAGAGCCACTGGGTCTATAGGAACTTCGGAATCCTTGGCAACTCTCTTGTCGTCTTTCGCGGCAAGTGTGACGTCAAAGTCGAGGAGATGATAGACATAGAGGATCTCCGCCAGAGCAAGGAGATCAAGAGCGACGACATGGTGCACTACATAATCGAGGTCTTCGACCTTGTAAACACGCTCTTTGCCTCGACGCTCCAGAAGCTCTTCATAGCGAAACTCTGCGAGGTTCTTGAGGAATACGGCGTGAAAACAAGCAGAAAGGGCGATGACATCTACGTGAACGGCAAGAAGCTCAGCATCTCTATAGCTACTGTTTCACCCGTGAGTGTCAAGATTCACATAGGGATAAACGTCGAGGCTAAAGGAATTCCAGAGGGCGTCGATGCCATCGGCCTCAAAGAGCTCGGCATCACCGACGTCGAGGACTTTATGGAGAGGACAGGAAAAGCTCTCGTTGCCGAGTTTGAGAAGGTGAAAAAGGACAGCCTCAAGGTCAGGTGGGCTCAATAA
- a CDS encoding magnesium-dependent phosphatase-1, producing MRLLVLDLDGTLWDHGDASRLTPPYEFHGDYLTDAYGEELRLFPGVREFLEWASWRFILTIASWNVEEKVRPILEGFGLWDYFTFPKIEGHPNKADMIRRTLEELTSIGYTVEDVIYVDDRELHVDEIKMTLPEVDFIHMWVDVKSFEELRELLEKMG from the coding sequence ATGCGTCTTCTTGTCCTCGACCTCGACGGAACGTTGTGGGATCATGGGGATGCCTCTAGACTCACTCCACCCTATGAGTTCCACGGCGATTATCTGACCGACGCTTACGGGGAAGAGCTCCGCCTGTTCCCCGGCGTCCGCGAGTTCCTTGAGTGGGCCAGCTGGCGCTTTATTCTGACGATAGCCAGCTGGAACGTCGAGGAGAAAGTGAGACCTATTCTCGAAGGTTTTGGTCTCTGGGACTACTTCACCTTCCCCAAAATTGAGGGCCATCCCAACAAGGCCGACATGATACGGAGAACCCTTGAGGAACTGACTTCAATTGGCTATACTGTTGAGGACGTTATCTACGTGGACGACAGGGAGCTTCACGTGGACGAGATTAAGATGACTCTTCCAGAGGTCGACTTTATCCACATGTGGGTTGATGTAAAGTCTTTTGAAGAACTCCGGGAACTTCTTGAAAAGATGGGGTGA